The following are encoded in a window of Prevotella melaninogenica genomic DNA:
- the rpsU gene encoding 30S ribosomal protein S21 — protein MIIVPVKDGENIERALKKFKRKFEKTGVVKELRARQQFDKPSVKKRLKMERAVYVQQLRDAEE, from the coding sequence ATGATTATTGTACCAGTAAAGGACGGTGAGAACATCGAGCGCGCGCTCAAGAAGTTCAAGAGAAAGTTTGAGAAGACAGGTGTTGTTAAGGAGCTTCGTGCTCGTCAGCAGTTTGACAAACCATCTGTTAAAAAGCGCTTGAAGATGGAACGTGCCGTTTACGTACAGCAGCTTCGCGACGCAGAAGAGTAA
- a CDS encoding tyrosine recombinase XerC yields the protein MPMVEKFLDYIKFERNYSPMTVINYRKDLTEFERFYKELEPQLSWESIDSDIVRNWMEYMMDRGNSASSVNRRLSALRSFYRFALRRKLIEKDPVHGLQGPKRQKPLPQFLKESEMERLLDSKMWTDSYKDVLERTIIITFYVTGIRLSELIGLDDKDIDNVTCEIKVTGKRNKQRIVPFGKELADVFAQYQEVRNTTVKGDSIAFFQTEKGKRMTTAQVRTLVKKNLSKVSTLKKRSPHVLRHTFATAMLNHEAGLESVKKLLGHESLSTTEIYTHTTFEQLKKVYKNAHPRA from the coding sequence GTGCCGATGGTAGAAAAGTTCTTAGATTACATTAAGTTTGAAAGGAATTATTCCCCGATGACAGTAATCAACTATCGTAAGGACTTAACTGAGTTCGAACGATTCTATAAGGAACTTGAACCTCAGCTCTCTTGGGAGTCTATAGACTCTGATATTGTCAGAAATTGGATGGAGTACATGATGGATAGAGGTAATTCTGCTTCGTCTGTCAATAGAAGACTCAGTGCACTGAGGTCTTTCTATAGATTTGCACTTCGTCGTAAACTTATTGAAAAAGACCCTGTTCATGGTCTTCAAGGTCCTAAAAGGCAAAAGCCTCTCCCTCAATTCCTAAAGGAGTCGGAAATGGAAAGGCTGCTGGATTCTAAGATGTGGACAGATAGTTATAAGGACGTACTCGAACGTACTATAATTATAACATTCTATGTAACGGGTATTCGTTTGTCAGAATTGATTGGTCTTGATGATAAAGATATTGACAATGTCACTTGTGAAATTAAAGTAACAGGTAAGAGGAATAAGCAACGAATTGTTCCCTTTGGTAAGGAACTTGCTGATGTGTTCGCTCAGTACCAAGAAGTACGCAACACGACAGTAAAAGGTGATTCCATAGCCTTCTTTCAAACAGAGAAGGGCAAAAGGATGACGACTGCACAGGTAAGAACTTTGGTTAAGAAGAATCTTTCAAAGGTGTCAACGTTAAAAAAACGTTCACCACACGTTCTTCGCCATACGTTTGCCACGGCAATGCTCAATCATGAAGCAGGACTGGAAAGTGTAAAGAAACTGCTTGGTCATGAGAGTCTGTCAACGACAGAGATTTATACTCATACAACTTTCGAGCAGTTGAAGAAAGTCTATAAAAATGCCCATCCAAGGGCTTAA
- the hpf gene encoding ribosome hibernation-promoting factor, HPF/YfiA family, which yields MEIKIQSIHFDTTEKLQAFITKKAEKLEKSYEDIQKVEVQLKVEKPATALNKTTSLSVVVPGNTLFVEKTCDTFEEGIDQCLDAMKVQLTKFKEKQRKH from the coding sequence ATGGAAATTAAGATCCAGTCGATTCATTTCGACACAACCGAGAAGTTACAAGCCTTTATTACCAAGAAGGCTGAAAAATTAGAAAAGTCTTACGAAGACATTCAGAAAGTAGAGGTGCAATTGAAGGTTGAGAAGCCTGCTACAGCATTAAATAAAACCACAAGTTTATCAGTAGTAGTTCCTGGTAATACTTTGTTCGTGGAGAAAACCTGTGATACTTTTGAAGAAGGTATTGATCAGTGTTTAGATGCGATGAAGGTTCAGCTCACCAAGTTTAAGGAAAAACAAAGAAAGCATTAA
- the tuf gene encoding elongation factor Tu: MAKEEFVRTKPHVNIGTIGHVDHGKTTLTAAISKVLHEKGFGSEDVKSFDQIDNAPEEKERGITINSAHIEYETANRHYAHVDCPGHADYVKNMVTGAAQMDGAILVVAATDGPMPQTREHVLLARQVNVPRLVVFLNKCDMVDDAEMLDLVEMEVHEILEQYGYEEDTPIIRGSALGALNGVEKWVDSVMELMDTVDTWIEEPEREIDKPFLMPVEDVFSITGRGTVATGRIETGICKVGDEVQLLGLGEDKKSVITGVEMFRKNLPTGQAGDNVGLLLRGIDKAEVKRGMVVVHPGAITPHDHFKASIYVLKKEEGGRHTPFGNKYRPQFYLRTMDCTGEIHLPEGVEMVMPGDNVEIEVVLIYKVALNEGLRFAIREGGRTVGSGQITEILEDVK, translated from the coding sequence ATGGCTAAAGAAGAATTCGTGCGCACCAAACCGCATGTAAACATTGGTACTATCGGTCACGTTGACCACGGTAAGACCACTCTTACTGCAGCAATCTCAAAGGTTCTTCACGAGAAGGGCTTCGGTTCTGAAGATGTTAAGTCTTTCGATCAGATTGACAATGCTCCTGAGGAGAAAGAGCGTGGTATTACCATTAACTCTGCACATATTGAGTACGAAACAGCTAACCGTCACTACGCACACGTAGACTGTCCAGGTCACGCCGACTATGTAAAGAACATGGTAACTGGTGCTGCTCAGATGGATGGTGCTATCTTGGTTGTAGCTGCTACTGATGGTCCTATGCCTCAGACTCGTGAGCACGTTTTGCTCGCTCGTCAGGTAAACGTACCACGCTTGGTTGTATTCTTGAACAAGTGTGATATGGTTGACGATGCTGAGATGCTTGACCTCGTTGAGATGGAGGTTCATGAGATCCTCGAGCAGTACGGTTATGAGGAGGATACTCCAATCATCCGTGGTTCTGCACTCGGTGCTTTGAACGGTGTTGAGAAGTGGGTAGACTCTGTAATGGAGCTCATGGATACTGTTGATACTTGGATTGAAGAGCCAGAGCGTGAGATTGACAAGCCATTCTTGATGCCTGTTGAGGACGTATTCTCTATCACAGGTCGTGGTACTGTAGCTACTGGTCGTATCGAGACTGGTATCTGTAAGGTAGGTGATGAAGTTCAGTTGCTCGGTCTCGGTGAGGACAAGAAGTCTGTTATCACTGGTGTTGAGATGTTCCGTAAGAACCTTCCAACAGGTCAGGCTGGTGACAACGTAGGTCTCCTCCTCCGTGGTATTGATAAGGCTGAGGTTAAGCGTGGTATGGTTGTTGTGCACCCAGGTGCTATCACTCCTCACGATCACTTCAAGGCATCTATCTATGTATTGAAGAAGGAAGAGGGTGGTCGTCATACTCCATTCGGTAACAAGTATCGTCCACAGTTCTACCTCCGTACAATGGACTGTACAGGTGAGATTCACCTCCCAGAAGGCGTTGAGATGGTTATGCCAGGTGATAACGTTGAGATTGAGGTAGTATTGATCTACAAGGTTGCTCTGAACGAGGGTCTTCGTTTCGCTATCCGCGAGGGTGGTCGTACAGTAGGTTCTGGTCAGATCACAGAGATTCTTGAGGACGTTAAGTAA
- the secE gene encoding preprotein translocase subunit SecE, protein MFNKIVNYCKACYDELAHKTTWPSRAQLTHSAMVVISASVIIALVVFAMDSVFQRVMEFVYPR, encoded by the coding sequence ATGTTTAATAAGATAGTTAATTATTGCAAGGCTTGCTACGACGAACTTGCGCATAAAACTACATGGCCATCACGCGCTCAACTTACACATAGTGCAATGGTAGTTATTTCTGCTTCCGTTATCATTGCATTGGTTGTGTTTGCAATGGACTCTGTGTTCCAACGCGTAATGGAATTTGTATATCCAAGATAA
- the nusG gene encoding transcription termination/antitermination protein NusG encodes MADTEKKWYVLRAVSGKEAKVKEYIDAQLRLNEKLAERVFEVLLPMEKHATVRKDGKRVVKEKLSLPGYVLVQANMTPDVASTLRFMPNVLGFLGGMSEPSPVRQADINRLLGNVEDTELEEVQNVPYMVGETVQVTDGPFSGFHGIIEEVNAEKHKLKVMVMIFGRQNPLELSFMQVAKEE; translated from the coding sequence ATGGCAGATACAGAAAAGAAATGGTATGTTCTTCGTGCTGTCAGCGGTAAGGAGGCAAAGGTAAAAGAATATATCGATGCTCAATTACGTCTGAACGAAAAACTTGCTGAGCGTGTTTTTGAGGTTTTACTACCTATGGAAAAACACGCAACTGTGCGTAAAGATGGAAAGCGTGTTGTCAAGGAGAAATTAAGTCTCCCTGGTTATGTGCTTGTTCAGGCCAATATGACTCCTGACGTAGCTTCTACGTTGCGTTTCATGCCTAATGTCTTAGGATTCCTCGGAGGTATGTCTGAACCATCACCTGTACGCCAAGCAGATATTAATCGTCTGTTGGGTAATGTGGAAGATACTGAACTTGAAGAGGTTCAGAATGTACCATATATGGTTGGTGAAACTGTTCAGGTTACTGATGGTCCTTTCAGTGGTTTCCATGGTATCATCGAAGAGGTGAATGCCGAGAAGCATAAGTTGAAAGTGATGGTGATGATTTTTGGTCGTCAGAATCCATTGGAGCTAAGTTTTATGCAAGTCGCAAAAGAAGAATAG
- the rplK gene encoding 50S ribosomal protein L11, producing the protein MAKEVAGLIKLQIKGGAANPSPPVGPALGSKGINIMGFCKEFNARTQDKAGKVLPVVITYYNDKSFSFIIKTPPAAVQLMEAAKVKGGSGEPNRKKVASVTWEQVRAIAEDKMPDLNCFTVESAMKLIAGTARSMGITVKGDFPGK; encoded by the coding sequence ATGGCTAAAGAAGTAGCTGGATTAATCAAATTACAGATTAAAGGTGGCGCTGCAAATCCTTCCCCTCCAGTAGGCCCAGCATTGGGTTCTAAGGGTATTAATATCATGGGATTTTGTAAGGAGTTCAACGCCCGTACCCAGGACAAGGCTGGTAAAGTTCTTCCAGTCGTAATTACCTACTACAACGATAAGTCTTTCAGCTTTATCATTAAGACTCCTCCTGCAGCTGTACAGCTTATGGAAGCTGCTAAGGTGAAAGGTGGATCTGGAGAGCCAAACCGCAAGAAGGTTGCATCCGTAACTTGGGAGCAGGTAAGAGCTATCGCAGAAGACAAAATGCCAGACCTCAACTGTTTCACAGTAGAGAGTGCAATGAAGCTTATTGCTGGTACTGCTCGTAGTATGGGTATCACTGTAAAAGGGGACTTCCCTGGTAAATAA
- the rplA gene encoding 50S ribosomal protein L1: MSKLTKNQKSVAEKVEAGKAYSLAEASQLVKEITTTKFDASVDVDVRLGVDPRKANQMVRGVVSLPHGTGKVTRVLCLCTPDQEAAAKEAGADYVGLDEYVEKIKGGWTDIDVIITMPSCMGKLGPLGRVLGPRGLMPNPKSGTVTMDVAKAVKDVKQGKIDFKVDKAGIIHTSIGKVSMTAEQIYGNAKEFISTVIKLKPAAAKGTYIKSIFISSTMSKGVKIDPKSAE; this comes from the coding sequence ATGAGTAAACTGACAAAAAATCAGAAATCAGTAGCTGAGAAGGTTGAAGCAGGGAAGGCATATTCATTGGCAGAAGCATCACAGTTGGTAAAAGAAATTACCACTACTAAGTTTGACGCTTCTGTAGATGTTGATGTACGTCTCGGTGTTGACCCACGTAAAGCTAACCAGATGGTTCGTGGCGTTGTGTCACTTCCACATGGTACTGGTAAGGTTACACGTGTGCTTTGTCTCTGTACACCTGATCAGGAGGCTGCCGCTAAGGAAGCTGGTGCTGATTATGTTGGTCTTGACGAATACGTTGAAAAGATCAAGGGCGGATGGACTGATATTGATGTTATTATCACTATGCCATCATGCATGGGTAAGTTAGGTCCTTTGGGTCGTGTACTCGGTCCTCGTGGCTTGATGCCAAACCCAAAGAGCGGTACTGTGACTATGGATGTTGCTAAGGCAGTAAAGGACGTTAAGCAGGGTAAGATTGACTTTAAGGTTGATAAGGCTGGTATTATCCATACTTCAATTGGTAAGGTTAGTATGACTGCTGAGCAGATTTATGGTAACGCAAAGGAGTTTATCTCTACTGTTATCAAGTTGAAGCCTGCTGCTGCTAAAGGTACATATATCAAGAGTATCTTTATTTCTAGCACAATGAGTAAGGGTGTCAAGATTGATCCTAAATCAGCTGAATAA
- the rplJ gene encoding 50S ribosomal protein L10 — protein sequence MKKEVKDTIIAELGEKLKNYPHFYLVDVTGLNAEATSSLRRKCFKSEINMVVVKNNLLHKAFEASDVDFEPLYGSLKGNTAVMFSQTANVPAKLLKEYKKEGIPALKAAYAEESLFIGADKLEELAALKSKNELIADVVALLQSPAKNVVSALQSGAGTIHGVLKTLGERPE from the coding sequence ATGAAGAAAGAAGTAAAAGATACAATTATCGCTGAACTCGGTGAGAAGTTAAAGAACTATCCTCATTTCTATTTAGTTGATGTAACTGGATTGAATGCTGAGGCTACAAGTTCTCTTCGCCGTAAGTGTTTCAAGAGCGAAATCAATATGGTTGTTGTGAAGAATAACCTTCTTCACAAAGCTTTTGAAGCTTCAGATGTAGATTTTGAACCACTGTATGGTTCTTTGAAGGGTAATACAGCAGTTATGTTTTCTCAGACTGCTAATGTACCAGCAAAGTTGTTGAAGGAGTATAAGAAGGAAGGTATTCCAGCTCTCAAGGCAGCTTATGCAGAGGAATCTCTGTTTATTGGTGCTGACAAACTCGAAGAACTTGCAGCTCTCAAGAGCAAGAACGAACTTATTGCAGACGTTGTGGCATTGCTCCAGTCTCCAGCAAAGAACGTTGTTTCTGCTCTCCAGTCAGGTGCTGGCACCATCCATGGTGTGCTTAAGACTTTAGGCGAGCGTCCTGAGTAA
- the rplL gene encoding 50S ribosomal protein L7/L12 encodes MADVKAIAEELVNLTVKEVNELATVLKDEYGIEPAAAAVAVAGPAAAAAGGAAEEKSDFDVVLVDAGANKLKVVKAVKEACGLGLKEAKDLVDGAPSTLKEGMAKAEAENLKAAIEAEGAKVELK; translated from the coding sequence ATGGCAGACGTAAAAGCTATTGCAGAAGAGTTAGTAAATCTTACTGTTAAGGAAGTAAATGAGTTGGCAACTGTCCTCAAGGACGAGTATGGTATTGAGCCTGCAGCTGCAGCTGTTGCTGTAGCTGGTCCTGCTGCAGCTGCTGCAGGAGGCGCAGCTGAGGAGAAGTCAGATTTTGATGTAGTTCTCGTTGACGCTGGTGCTAACAAGCTCAAGGTTGTTAAGGCTGTTAAGGAGGCTTGTGGTCTCGGTTTGAAGGAAGCTAAGGACCTCGTAGACGGTGCACCTTCTACTTTGAAGGAGGGTATGGCTAAGGCTGAGGCTGAGAACCTGAAGGCTGCTATTGAGGCTGAGGGTGCTAAGGTTGAGTTGAAGTAA
- the rpoB gene encoding DNA-directed RNA polymerase subunit beta: protein MALENKPRVNFASVKNPYPYPDFLDVQLKSFRDFLQLDTPPEERKNDGLYKVFAENFPITDTRNNFVLEFLDYYVDPPRYSIDECLERGLTYSVPLKAKMKLYCTDPDHEDFGTFIQDVFLGTIPYMTSNGTFVINGAERVVVSQLHRSPGVFFGQGVHANGTVLYSARIIPFKGSWIEFATDINNVMYAYIDRKKKLPVTTMLRAIGYETDRDILQIFDLCEEVKVNKKNMKAAIGRKIAGNVMKSWTEDFVDEDTGEVVSIERNEVVVERETIITEENVDQILDSSVSSILLHKDEDAASKYSIIFNTLAKDPSHSEIEAVNYIYRQLRNADAADDASAREVFQNLFFSDKRYDLGEVGRYRINKKLNLETDMDVRVLTKDDIIEIIKYLISLINSNATVDDIDHLSNRRVRTVGEQLANQFSIGLARMNRTIRERMNVRDSEVFQPTDLINAKTISSVINSFFGTNPLSQFMDQTNPLAEVTHKRRLSALGPGGLSRERAGFEVRDVHYTHYGRLCPIESPEGPNIGLISSLCMYAKINDLGFIVTPYRRVKDAKVDMDNKDVVFLTAEEEEEQIIGQGNAPLNADGTFIRDVVKCRQDADYPVVTPDSVALIDVSPQQIASVSAGLIPFLEHDDGHRALMGCNMMRQAVPLLHNDAPIVGTGLEKQVCEDSRTMVTAEGDGVIEYVDATTIRILYDRTDDEEFVSFEPALKEYRIPKFRRTNQNMVVDLRPICDKGQRVKKGDILTEGYATENGELALGRNLVVAYMPWKGYNYEDAIVISERMVREDVLTSVHVDEYSLEVRETKRGVEEFTADIPNVSEEATKDLDDNGIIRIGARVEPGDIMIGKISPKGESDPSPEEKLLRAIFGDKAGDVKDSSLKANPSLSGVVIDKKLFSRAIKTRESKRQDKNILAKIDEEQEAKINDLKDLLVDKLLELTEDKVSEGVKDYSDAEIITKGSKFTVAALKNLDYEGIQSNGWTDDEHTNLLIQKLIMNFIRKYKQMDAEMKRKKFAITIGDELPSGVLQMAKVYIAKKRKIQVGDKLAGRHGNKGIVSKVVRTEDMPFLEDGSPVDLVLNPMGVPSRMNLGQIFEAILGAAGRKLGVKFATPIFDGAKLSDLKEWTDKAGLPNLCSTYIYDGETGEKFDQPATVGITYFLKLGHMVEDKMHARSIGPYSLITQQPLGGKAQFGGQRFGEMEVWAIEAFGASHVLQEILTIKSDDVVGRSKAYEAIVKGEPMPTPGIPESLNVLLHELRGLGLSVKLD from the coding sequence ATGGCATTAGAAAATAAACCCAGAGTAAATTTCGCCAGCGTTAAGAATCCGTATCCATATCCGGATTTCCTCGATGTGCAGTTGAAGTCTTTCCGTGACTTCCTACAGCTGGATACTCCGCCTGAGGAACGCAAGAATGACGGTTTGTATAAGGTGTTCGCAGAGAACTTCCCTATCACCGATACGCGTAATAATTTCGTCCTTGAGTTCCTGGATTACTATGTTGACCCACCAAGATATTCTATTGATGAATGTTTGGAGCGTGGTTTGACATACAGTGTACCTTTGAAGGCTAAGATGAAGCTGTATTGTACTGACCCAGATCATGAGGATTTCGGTACATTTATTCAAGATGTATTCTTGGGAACAATTCCTTACATGACCAGCAATGGTACTTTTGTTATCAATGGTGCTGAACGTGTTGTTGTTTCTCAGTTACATCGTTCTCCGGGTGTATTCTTTGGTCAGGGTGTTCATGCTAATGGTACTGTACTTTATAGTGCACGTATCATCCCATTCAAGGGTTCATGGATAGAGTTTGCTACTGACATTAACAATGTCATGTATGCTTATATTGACCGTAAGAAGAAGTTGCCTGTAACCACAATGCTTCGTGCTATTGGTTATGAGACGGACCGTGATATTCTTCAGATTTTTGATCTTTGCGAAGAGGTAAAGGTGAATAAGAAGAATATGAAGGCAGCTATCGGTCGTAAGATTGCTGGTAATGTCATGAAGTCTTGGACTGAAGACTTCGTTGATGAGGATACAGGTGAGGTTGTATCTATAGAACGTAATGAGGTTGTTGTTGAGCGTGAGACTATCATCACTGAAGAAAATGTTGATCAGATTCTCGATAGCTCAGTTTCTTCAATCTTGCTACATAAGGATGAGGATGCTGCAAGTAAGTACTCTATCATCTTCAACACACTTGCCAAAGATCCAAGCCACTCAGAGATCGAGGCAGTAAATTATATTTATCGTCAGTTGCGTAATGCAGATGCTGCTGATGATGCAAGTGCACGTGAGGTATTCCAAAACCTTTTCTTCTCAGACAAGCGTTATGACTTGGGTGAGGTTGGTCGTTACCGAATCAATAAAAAGTTGAATTTGGAAACGGATATGGATGTACGTGTACTGACAAAGGACGATATCATTGAGATTATTAAGTATCTTATCAGCCTTATCAATTCAAATGCTACGGTTGATGATATTGACCATTTGTCAAATCGTCGTGTTCGTACTGTAGGAGAGCAGTTGGCTAACCAGTTCTCTATCGGTCTTGCACGTATGAATCGTACTATCCGTGAGCGTATGAACGTTCGTGACAGCGAAGTGTTCCAGCCAACGGATTTGATTAATGCAAAGACTATATCAAGCGTCATTAACTCATTCTTTGGAACTAACCCATTGAGTCAGTTTATGGACCAGACTAACCCATTGGCAGAGGTAACTCATAAGCGTCGTCTTTCGGCTCTTGGTCCTGGTGGTCTGTCTCGTGAGCGTGCAGGTTTCGAGGTACGTGACGTTCACTATACCCATTATGGTCGTCTTTGTCCTATTGAGTCTCCTGAAGGTCCTAACATCGGATTGATTTCATCACTCTGTATGTATGCTAAGATTAATGATCTTGGCTTTATCGTTACACCATATCGTCGTGTGAAGGATGCTAAGGTGGACATGGATAATAAGGATGTAGTCTTCTTGACAGCAGAGGAGGAAGAAGAGCAGATTATCGGACAGGGTAATGCACCATTGAATGCAGATGGTACATTTATCCGTGATGTTGTTAAGTGTCGTCAGGATGCTGATTATCCAGTAGTTACTCCAGACTCTGTTGCTCTTATCGATGTATCTCCACAGCAGATTGCATCTGTGTCAGCAGGTTTGATTCCATTCTTGGAGCATGATGACGGTCACCGTGCATTGATGGGATGTAACATGATGCGCCAGGCTGTTCCTTTGCTTCACAATGATGCACCTATTGTTGGTACAGGCCTTGAGAAGCAGGTATGTGAGGACTCACGTACTATGGTTACTGCAGAGGGTGATGGTGTTATCGAGTATGTTGATGCTACAACAATCCGTATTCTCTACGATCGTACAGATGATGAGGAGTTTGTAAGTTTCGAGCCTGCTCTTAAAGAGTATCGCATTCCTAAGTTCCGTCGTACTAACCAGAACATGGTTGTAGACCTTCGTCCAATTTGTGATAAGGGTCAGCGTGTGAAGAAGGGTGATATCCTTACAGAGGGTTATGCAACAGAGAACGGTGAGTTGGCATTGGGTCGTAACCTTGTTGTGGCATACATGCCTTGGAAGGGTTACAACTATGAGGATGCTATCGTTATTTCTGAGCGCATGGTTCGCGAGGATGTATTGACCTCTGTTCATGTTGATGAGTATTCTCTCGAAGTTCGCGAAACTAAGCGTGGTGTTGAGGAGTTTACTGCTGATATTCCTAACGTAAGCGAGGAAGCTACTAAGGATCTTGACGATAATGGTATTATCCGTATTGGTGCTCGTGTTGAGCCAGGTGATATCATGATTGGTAAGATTTCTCCTAAGGGTGAAAGTGATCCTTCTCCAGAAGAGAAACTTCTCCGTGCTATCTTTGGTGACAAGGCTGGTGATGTTAAGGATTCTTCTTTGAAGGCTAATCCATCATTGAGCGGTGTTGTTATTGATAAGAAACTCTTTAGCCGTGCTATTAAGACACGTGAGAGCAAGCGTCAAGATAAGAATATTCTTGCTAAGATTGATGAGGAGCAAGAGGCAAAGATTAATGATTTGAAGGACCTCTTGGTTGATAAGTTGCTCGAACTGACTGAGGATAAGGTTTCAGAGGGTGTTAAGGACTACTCTGATGCTGAGATTATCACTAAGGGAAGCAAGTTTACTGTTGCTGCATTGAAGAACCTCGATTATGAGGGAATCCAATCAAATGGCTGGACTGATGATGAGCATACCAACCTTCTGATTCAGAAGTTGATTATGAACTTCATCCGCAAGTACAAGCAGATGGATGCTGAGATGAAGCGTAAGAAGTTTGCTATCACTATTGGTGATGAACTTCCATCAGGCGTATTGCAGATGGCTAAGGTTTACATTGCTAAGAAGCGTAAGATTCAGGTGGGTGATAAACTTGCAGGTCGTCACGGTAACAAGGGTATCGTATCAAAGGTTGTACGTACAGAAGATATGCCATTCCTTGAGGATGGTAGTCCTGTAGACTTGGTACTGAACCCAATGGGTGTGCCTTCACGTATGAATCTTGGTCAGATTTTCGAGGCTATCCTTGGTGCTGCAGGTCGTAAGTTGGGTGTTAAGTTTGCTACTCCTATCTTCGATGGTGCTAAGCTCTCTGATTTGAAGGAGTGGACAGATAAGGCAGGTCTGCCAAATCTCTGTTCAACCTATATCTATGATGGTGAAACCGGTGAGAAGTTCGACCAGCCAGCTACAGTGGGTATCACTTACTTCTTGAAGTTGGGTCACATGGTTGAGGATAAGATGCATGCTCGTAGTATCGGTCCATACTCATTGATTACACAGCAGCCACTTGGTGGTAAGGCACAGTTTGGTGGTCAGCGTTTCGGAGAGATGGAGGTTTGGGCTATTGAGGCCTTCGGTGCATCTCATGTTCTCCAGGAAATCTTGACAATCAAGTCTGATGATGTAGTTGGTCGTTCAAAGGCTTACGAGGCTATCGTTAAGGGTGAACCAATGCCAACTCCAGGTATTCCAGAGTCACTGAACGTGTTGTTACACGAGCTTCGTGGTCTCGGTCTCAGTGTCAAACTTGATTAA